One region of Bombus affinis isolate iyBomAffi1 chromosome 3, iyBomAffi1.2, whole genome shotgun sequence genomic DNA includes:
- the LOC126913995 gene encoding TELO2-interacting protein 1 homolog isoform X1, whose amino-acid sequence MDRLQIQEAFTILKPLCDSLMKNPDAKSARDIANALPNISNKVIQNLFEYILFPFIIHLPNNTLSKTVKEELVKTTQAIISKTKISKVKYFCELYSCLLIQIYDKSQESMVIVGHEELKEVVLSCIKTLIHSCFTDVLEIIYTRENASKIGQGILLSITIGRFEKSSSLRLNAVETVMALCQVDDESNRFDIILQDQVADIIMLFLPGIVSGLQEIAMGNETQGHKLTMIALRAWGRVLTLVMKDKETYQEDDLPSLSDLIKINNENINPPESFPNMKNQSELEKHLKSATRNKEWFSACATKLNVLIQQLYTLTRHSHYKVREELIENIHLLLTLCPRNMKPNIMLLIEYLISLSEDEFPAVRDKAGEVLTAININFMQDKNMRSLVELLEENFYDLLTKLPRIIRKSDDNDQLSCLNQIAGYLKLLGEQRLPRVMMSAPHVNRLILALVYVSEIDCSNISLLQAINVKDLDDPAYSYGTHLWRRFKFIQTNECEAKVIAICKYLGEFGDLRIVVDTIFGLMFNAPQHRKELILLLNWIIYVPIKDLSILPIYEEIVEFYINPEFWYPPIETNKDIPLRVAQGNVVQCCLLLEGLGLIATNLKRNYDKLLLKTLYIIIERAGSGHSLISFVGTQTLEQIAKSQEHNTVGDLLRANVDYFSYHVSIKLHRVERNPNVLDVVEVVMKYSTMDVLPCLKNIVEDVLLQLNNSFQKRNSYAFLKVFYTFTICIKNLVNSKQVSTVHGQSVDTKTESSKIIQSLSEYYEAKKVDEYIDDMEQSCEIKEEEEEEKVEVEVNEEENEYQTDSIEQEEKEKSPPPYIKMIEDVMKHCLHFLPSKEIQKSLIAMSTLQEGLKVLANWENQLLPIVHLLWHPLVDRFHDGNVLLINRAWQLLNTLADVSKDFIRSRTLKQVLPALSKFLSNSSKESYNKSSESIYKFTQTYKLQKELLSTLGQITKNLCLHERETFSVLSITEPYLNKHQNPLLQICCVQLYKDIADYNSDIVWVKCLSIFNSKIKKIVPDATFDIKDLMIAENISTNEYFKNVHIIMKYIQDKTSDF is encoded by the exons ATGGATCGTCTCCAAATACAAGAAGCATTTACTATATTAAAACCACTTTGTGATTCTTTAATGAAAAATCCAGATGCAAAAAGTGCTCGCGATATTGCTAATGCTTTaccaaatatttcaaataaagttATTCAGAATttgtttgaatatattttatttccctTTATTATTCATCTACCAAATAACACATTAAG TAAAACTGTGAAAGAGGAGTTAGTCAAGACAACACAGgcaataatatcaaaaacaaaaaTATCAAAAGTAAAATACTTTTGTGAACTATATTCATGCCTTTTAATACAAATTTATGACAAATCGCAAGAAAGTATGG TGATCGTGGGACATGAAGAACTCAAAGAAGTAGTACTCTCATGTATTAAAACTTTGATACATTCTTGTTTCACAGATGTTTTAGAAATCATATATACTAGAGAGAATGCTTCTAAAATAGGACAAGGAATATTGTTGTCAATAACAATAGGAAGGTTTGAAAAATCTAGTTCCCTGAG ATTAAATGCTGTTGAAACAGTAATGGCATTATGTCAAGTTGATGACGAATCAAATAGATTTGATATAATATTGCAAGATCAAGTAGCtgatattattatgttatttttACCTGGTATTGTCAGTGGTTTACAGGAAATAGCTATGGGAAATGAAACACAAGGACATAAACTTACAATG ATAGCACTAAGAGCTTGGGGCAGAGTACTAACTCTCGTAATGAAAGATAAAGAAACATACCAAGAAGATGACTTACCATCCTTGAGTGATTTAATCAAAATAAATAATGAGAATATTAATCCACCAGAAAGCTTCCCAAATATGAAAAATCAAAGTGAATTAGAGAAACATCTTAAAAGTGCAACAAGAAATAAAGAATGGTTTAGTGCTTGTGCAACTAAACTTAATGTACTTATCCAACAATTATATACATTAACAAGACATTCTCATTATAAAGTTAGGGaagaattaattgaaaatattcatttattgCTTACATTATGCCCCAG GAATATGAAACCAAATATTATGTTActaatagaatatttaatatctCTATCGGAGGATGAATTTCCAGCAGTACGAGATAAAGCTGGAGAAGTGCTAACtgcaattaatataaatttcatgCAAGATAAAAATATGAGATCCTTAGTGGAATTGTTAGAAGAAAACTTCTATGATCTGCTTACAAAATTACCTAGGATTATCAGGAAGTCTG ATGATAATGATCAGTTATCATGCTTAAATCAAATTGCTGGTTACTTAAAGCTTCTTGGAGAACAAAGATTGCCTCGTGTTATGATGTCAGCACCCCACGTTAATAGACTAATATTGGCTCTTGTATATGTATCTGAAATAGATTGTAGTAATATTTCTCTTTTGCAAGCGATAAATGTTAAGGATCTTGATGATCCAGCATACTCATATGGAACACATTTGTGGAGACGATTTAAATTCATCCAAACTAATGAATGTGAAGCGAAAGTTATtgcaatatgtaaatatttaggTGAATTTGGAGATCTTCGAATTGTAGTAGATACTATTTTTGGTCTTATGTTCAATGCACCACAACATAGAAAAGAGTTAATCTTATTACTAAACTGGATAATATATG tACCTATTAAGGATTTATCAATTTTACCAATTTATGAGGAAATTGTTGAATTTTACATAAATCCTGAATTTTGGTATCCACCAATTgaaacgaataaagatatacCTTTACGAGTTGCACAAGGCAATGTAGTACAATGTTGCTTATTATTAGAAGGTTTGGGATTAATAGCTACAAATTTGAAACGCAATTATGATAAACTTCttcttaaaacattatatattattatagaaaGAGCAg GTAGTGGACATAGCCTAATCAGTTTTGTTGGTACTCAAACTCTTGAACAAATTGCAAAATCTCAAGAACACAATACAGTAGGAGATCTTCTACGTGCAAATGTCGACTATTTTTCATATCATGTTAGTATTAAATTACATAGAGTAGAACGCAATCCTAATGTACTCGATGTTGTTGAAGTTGTCATGAAATATAGCACAATGGATGTGTTACCCtgtttgaaaaatattgtcGAGGATGTGCTACTGCAGTTAAATAATAGTTTTCAAAAAAGAAATTCTTATGCTTTCTTAAAAGTTTTTTACACTTTTacaatatgtataaaaaatttaGTAAACTCTAAACAAGTGTCAACAGTACACGGACAGAGTGTAGATACCAAAACTGAATCTTCGAAAATTATTCAATCTTTATCAGAGTATTATGAAGCAAAAAAAGTTGATGAATATATAGATGACATGGAACAATCTTGTGAAATtaaagaggaagaggaggaagaaaaagTAGAAGTAGAAGTGAATGAAGAAGAGAATGAATATCAAACAGATTCTATAGAACaagaag aaaaagaaaaaagtccACCACCTTACATTAAAATGATTGAAGATGTAATGAAGCATTGTTTACATTTTTTACCATCTAAAGAAATACAAAAGTCACTGATTGCAATGTCAACCTTACAAGAGGGTCTTAAGGTTTTGGCAAATTGGGAAAATCAACTATTACCCATTGTGCACTTACTTTGGCATCCACTAGTAGATAGATTTCATGATGGAAATGTATTATTAATCAATCGAGCATGGCAATTATTAAATACGCTCGCTGATGTTTCAAAAGATTTTATACGATCTAGAACGCTTAA GCAAGTATTACCTGCACTTTCAAAATTTCTAAGCAATTCTTCTAAAGAAAGCTATAACAAGAGCTCTGAAAGTATCTACAAGTTTACTCAAACTTATAAATTGCAAAAAGAACTACTTTCTACCTTAGGGCAGATAACAAAAAATTTATGTCTTCACGAACGAGAAACATTCAGTGTTTTAAGTATTACAGAGCCATATCTTAACAAACATCAAAATCCCCTATTACAA ATATGTTGTGTACAGTTGTATAAGGATATTGCGGATTATAATAGTGATATCGTTTGGGTGAAATGTCTTAGCatatttaattctaaaataaaaaaaatcgttCCGGATGCAACATTTGATATTAAAGATTTGatg ATTGCTGAAAACATTTCAACAAATGAATACTTCAAAAATGtacatattattatgaaatacaTCCAAGATAAGACTTCTGATTTTTAA
- the LOC126913995 gene encoding TELO2-interacting protein 1 homolog isoform X2, translating to MVIVGHEELKEVVLSCIKTLIHSCFTDVLEIIYTRENASKIGQGILLSITIGRFEKSSSLRLNAVETVMALCQVDDESNRFDIILQDQVADIIMLFLPGIVSGLQEIAMGNETQGHKLTMIALRAWGRVLTLVMKDKETYQEDDLPSLSDLIKINNENINPPESFPNMKNQSELEKHLKSATRNKEWFSACATKLNVLIQQLYTLTRHSHYKVREELIENIHLLLTLCPRNMKPNIMLLIEYLISLSEDEFPAVRDKAGEVLTAININFMQDKNMRSLVELLEENFYDLLTKLPRIIRKSDDNDQLSCLNQIAGYLKLLGEQRLPRVMMSAPHVNRLILALVYVSEIDCSNISLLQAINVKDLDDPAYSYGTHLWRRFKFIQTNECEAKVIAICKYLGEFGDLRIVVDTIFGLMFNAPQHRKELILLLNWIIYVPIKDLSILPIYEEIVEFYINPEFWYPPIETNKDIPLRVAQGNVVQCCLLLEGLGLIATNLKRNYDKLLLKTLYIIIERAGSGHSLISFVGTQTLEQIAKSQEHNTVGDLLRANVDYFSYHVSIKLHRVERNPNVLDVVEVVMKYSTMDVLPCLKNIVEDVLLQLNNSFQKRNSYAFLKVFYTFTICIKNLVNSKQVSTVHGQSVDTKTESSKIIQSLSEYYEAKKVDEYIDDMEQSCEIKEEEEEEKVEVEVNEEENEYQTDSIEQEEKEKSPPPYIKMIEDVMKHCLHFLPSKEIQKSLIAMSTLQEGLKVLANWENQLLPIVHLLWHPLVDRFHDGNVLLINRAWQLLNTLADVSKDFIRSRTLKQVLPALSKFLSNSSKESYNKSSESIYKFTQTYKLQKELLSTLGQITKNLCLHERETFSVLSITEPYLNKHQNPLLQICCVQLYKDIADYNSDIVWVKCLSIFNSKIKKIVPDATFDIKDLMIAENISTNEYFKNVHIIMKYIQDKTSDF from the exons ATGG TGATCGTGGGACATGAAGAACTCAAAGAAGTAGTACTCTCATGTATTAAAACTTTGATACATTCTTGTTTCACAGATGTTTTAGAAATCATATATACTAGAGAGAATGCTTCTAAAATAGGACAAGGAATATTGTTGTCAATAACAATAGGAAGGTTTGAAAAATCTAGTTCCCTGAG ATTAAATGCTGTTGAAACAGTAATGGCATTATGTCAAGTTGATGACGAATCAAATAGATTTGATATAATATTGCAAGATCAAGTAGCtgatattattatgttatttttACCTGGTATTGTCAGTGGTTTACAGGAAATAGCTATGGGAAATGAAACACAAGGACATAAACTTACAATG ATAGCACTAAGAGCTTGGGGCAGAGTACTAACTCTCGTAATGAAAGATAAAGAAACATACCAAGAAGATGACTTACCATCCTTGAGTGATTTAATCAAAATAAATAATGAGAATATTAATCCACCAGAAAGCTTCCCAAATATGAAAAATCAAAGTGAATTAGAGAAACATCTTAAAAGTGCAACAAGAAATAAAGAATGGTTTAGTGCTTGTGCAACTAAACTTAATGTACTTATCCAACAATTATATACATTAACAAGACATTCTCATTATAAAGTTAGGGaagaattaattgaaaatattcatttattgCTTACATTATGCCCCAG GAATATGAAACCAAATATTATGTTActaatagaatatttaatatctCTATCGGAGGATGAATTTCCAGCAGTACGAGATAAAGCTGGAGAAGTGCTAACtgcaattaatataaatttcatgCAAGATAAAAATATGAGATCCTTAGTGGAATTGTTAGAAGAAAACTTCTATGATCTGCTTACAAAATTACCTAGGATTATCAGGAAGTCTG ATGATAATGATCAGTTATCATGCTTAAATCAAATTGCTGGTTACTTAAAGCTTCTTGGAGAACAAAGATTGCCTCGTGTTATGATGTCAGCACCCCACGTTAATAGACTAATATTGGCTCTTGTATATGTATCTGAAATAGATTGTAGTAATATTTCTCTTTTGCAAGCGATAAATGTTAAGGATCTTGATGATCCAGCATACTCATATGGAACACATTTGTGGAGACGATTTAAATTCATCCAAACTAATGAATGTGAAGCGAAAGTTATtgcaatatgtaaatatttaggTGAATTTGGAGATCTTCGAATTGTAGTAGATACTATTTTTGGTCTTATGTTCAATGCACCACAACATAGAAAAGAGTTAATCTTATTACTAAACTGGATAATATATG tACCTATTAAGGATTTATCAATTTTACCAATTTATGAGGAAATTGTTGAATTTTACATAAATCCTGAATTTTGGTATCCACCAATTgaaacgaataaagatatacCTTTACGAGTTGCACAAGGCAATGTAGTACAATGTTGCTTATTATTAGAAGGTTTGGGATTAATAGCTACAAATTTGAAACGCAATTATGATAAACTTCttcttaaaacattatatattattatagaaaGAGCAg GTAGTGGACATAGCCTAATCAGTTTTGTTGGTACTCAAACTCTTGAACAAATTGCAAAATCTCAAGAACACAATACAGTAGGAGATCTTCTACGTGCAAATGTCGACTATTTTTCATATCATGTTAGTATTAAATTACATAGAGTAGAACGCAATCCTAATGTACTCGATGTTGTTGAAGTTGTCATGAAATATAGCACAATGGATGTGTTACCCtgtttgaaaaatattgtcGAGGATGTGCTACTGCAGTTAAATAATAGTTTTCAAAAAAGAAATTCTTATGCTTTCTTAAAAGTTTTTTACACTTTTacaatatgtataaaaaatttaGTAAACTCTAAACAAGTGTCAACAGTACACGGACAGAGTGTAGATACCAAAACTGAATCTTCGAAAATTATTCAATCTTTATCAGAGTATTATGAAGCAAAAAAAGTTGATGAATATATAGATGACATGGAACAATCTTGTGAAATtaaagaggaagaggaggaagaaaaagTAGAAGTAGAAGTGAATGAAGAAGAGAATGAATATCAAACAGATTCTATAGAACaagaag aaaaagaaaaaagtccACCACCTTACATTAAAATGATTGAAGATGTAATGAAGCATTGTTTACATTTTTTACCATCTAAAGAAATACAAAAGTCACTGATTGCAATGTCAACCTTACAAGAGGGTCTTAAGGTTTTGGCAAATTGGGAAAATCAACTATTACCCATTGTGCACTTACTTTGGCATCCACTAGTAGATAGATTTCATGATGGAAATGTATTATTAATCAATCGAGCATGGCAATTATTAAATACGCTCGCTGATGTTTCAAAAGATTTTATACGATCTAGAACGCTTAA GCAAGTATTACCTGCACTTTCAAAATTTCTAAGCAATTCTTCTAAAGAAAGCTATAACAAGAGCTCTGAAAGTATCTACAAGTTTACTCAAACTTATAAATTGCAAAAAGAACTACTTTCTACCTTAGGGCAGATAACAAAAAATTTATGTCTTCACGAACGAGAAACATTCAGTGTTTTAAGTATTACAGAGCCATATCTTAACAAACATCAAAATCCCCTATTACAA ATATGTTGTGTACAGTTGTATAAGGATATTGCGGATTATAATAGTGATATCGTTTGGGTGAAATGTCTTAGCatatttaattctaaaataaaaaaaatcgttCCGGATGCAACATTTGATATTAAAGATTTGatg ATTGCTGAAAACATTTCAACAAATGAATACTTCAAAAATGtacatattattatgaaatacaTCCAAGATAAGACTTCTGATTTTTAA
- the LOC126914076 gene encoding uncharacterized protein LOC126914076 → MTQKGVERFLSVLYISGVVTSMTSMICIAILWQYWALILNACISIDCGCILYSKNTFGTFAGGDGKFCKFGVYGLVPTALLDLCLAVYHGYRSCIKKEINIPIRTYNDDSRDFNIIEPSRVEIRTRQRISSYQKWMPFVCLAILLSCLSLSHAIIITDGFYKTCDHYRVMLIQVLGSTGREAELIHNRLSCGAIFDFLDYLRPNDTWSRDKLPNSGIVFLLAIFSTWYNFISWMVASMLYYFMLHNETFYIYTVWKIHYENCSMKRINRLYDTCVPSFFNTFL, encoded by the exons ATGACGCAAAAGGGAGTTGAGCGATTTCTCAGTGTGCTGTATATTTCCGGTGTAGTTACATCGATGACATCGATGATCTGCATAGCCATCCTTTGGCAATACTGGGCATTGATTTTGAATGCTTGTATTAGCATTGATTGCGGTTGTATATTATACTCTAAAAACACCTTTGGTACTTTTGCGGGGGGTGATGGGAAGTTCTGCAAATTTGGTGTATACGGCTTGGTGCCGACGGCTCTACTGGATTTATGTCTTGCCGTATATCATGGATATAGAAGTTGTATAAAGAAGGAGATAAATATACCTATACGAACCTACAATGATGATAGCAG AGACTTCAATATCATCGAACCATCAAGGGTAGAGATTAGAACTAGACAAAGAATATCATCGTACCAAAAATGGATGCCTTTTGTCTGTCttgcgatattactttcctgtTTGTCATTGTCTCACGCAATAATAATAACCGATGGTTTTTATAAAACTTGCGACCATTACAGGGTCATGCTGATACAAGTTTTAGGTTCAACTGGACGCGAAGCTGAG CTTATTCACAATAGACTTTCCTGCGGAGCAATCTTTGATTTTTTGGATTATTTACGGCCGAACGATACCTGGAGCCGCGACAAACTGCCCAACTCTGGTATTGTTTTTCTATTAGCTATTTTTTCCACTTggtacaattttatttcttgGATGGTGGCCTCCATGTTATACTATTTCATG CTACATAACGAAACATTTTACATATACACTGTATGGAAAATACATTACGAAAATTGTTCAATGAAACGAATAAACCGATTGTATGATACTTGTGTTCCTTCTTTCTTCAACACCTTTCTTTGA
- the LOC126914013 gene encoding cation-independent mannose-6-phosphate receptor isoform X2: protein MYKLNNLLFFYYFAVVTVFADTPVVNDNICIFHEPVLSVFTYNFTSLISPTKDAIVNDERLNVTVRLRLCSALKQKCNGEDGYGICLVKNKKEKGIGKMPPVVNITNGRIMFVFTGDDCTSDTKYTVNILMKCDYKAENNSLPELFSHTLEGCNIYMIWKSVLACGPRIIGNCTVTDKGLHYDLSPLTKYSDNYFVTIDKTLPKIILNICHSVIFEYKALCQSHSGACLQNSSFNEYVNLGDIQNPPFVTDSGELKLEYQDGDLCRVRTISVPHIKTSITFKCDFEATNTEPEYIGGSEECHYQIMWRTAAACSMESLRNRSIATAGNCTVNNPLTNFTYDLRSLMNKNFYTITKNGIKYKFGVCESPVNNSCVAGTGVCLTQNSTSMGKANTNLIWEKGGPYLNYTDGDICENGLQRYTIIAFVCGAEGSPDKPFITKLNACQLTINWNTNLVCEKRVKCATEDDEINLSSLIKSANNYIVKVNKTEFHINVCRPLIPVSGLTCLHGSGVCKASLNSRNEYVDEISLGFPEENPILYKNHETVLRYVDGSPCPENPKRLISSNFTFPCYNNGKGFPEFKRYEDCTYIFEWKTSITCGAAMGNWTSPCIIHDQLLSSECNLSLLHKNEKVYYVENKQGKKYSISICGGEKSCNGSAVCEGNNGYGTLANVIFDYGRDVIKLQYSNGSKCVNSSYTSEVRFICNESIGIGTPKLLWN, encoded by the exons ATGTACAAGTTAAACAATCTACTATTCTTTTACTATTTTGCAGTTGTTACTGTTTTTGCT GATACACCTGTAGTGAATGACAATATTTGCATATTTCATGAACCTGTTCTTAGTGTTTTCACTTACAACTTTACCAGTCTTATAAGTCCTACAAAGGATGCTATTGTAAATGATGAACGTTTAAATGTAACTGTACGTTTACGATTATGTTCTGCACTGAAACAAAAATGCAATGGAGAAGATGGGTATGGAATTTGTTTAgtgaaaaacaaaaaagaaaaaggaatag GAAAAATGCCTCCAGTGGTGAATATAACAAATGGAAGAATAATGTTTGTATTCACAGGTGATGACTGTACATCTGATACTAAATATACTGTAAATATTCTTATGAAATGTGACTATAAAGCTGAAAACAATTCTCTTCCGGAACTATTTTCTCAT acATTAGAAGGATGTAACATATATATGATATGGAAAAGTGTTCTTGCTTGTGGACCTCGAATTATAGGAAATTGTACAGTAACAGATAAAGGATTGCATTATGATTTATCACCTTTAACGAAATATTCAGACAATTATTTTGTTACAATAGATAAAACATTaccaaaaattatattaaatatttgtcattctgtaatatttgaatacaaAGCCCTATGTCAATCGCATTCTGGAGCTTGTTTACAGAATTCTTCATTCAATGA ATATGTGAATTTGGGCGATATTCAAAACCCACCCTTTGTAACAGATTCTGGAGAACTTAAACTTGAATATCAGGATGGAGATCTGTGTAGAGTGAGAACTATTTCAGTACCACATATTAAGACGTCTATCACTTTTAAATGTGATTTCGAAGCTAcg AATACAGAGCCAGAATATATTGGAGGAAGTGAAGAGTGTCACTATCAAATAATGTGGAGAACTGCAGCAGCTTGCAGTATGGAATCTTTACGTAATCGTAGTATAGCCACTGCTGGCAATTGTACAGTGAATAATCCTCTTACAAATTTTAC GTATGATCTACGATCTTTAATGAACAAAAACTTTTATACAATAACAAAAAatggtataaaatataaatttggtGTATGTGAATCACCTGTTAATAATTCATGTGTGGCAGGAACAG GAGTTTGTCTTACTCAGAATAGTACATCTATGGGAAAGGCTAATACAAATTTAATCTGGGAAAAGGGTGGACCATATTTAAATTACACAGATGGAGACATATGCGAGAATggattacaacgttatacaattATTGCATTTGTATGTGGAGCAGAAGGATCTCCAGATAAACCATTTATTACTAAACTAAATGCTTGTCAATTGACTATAAATTGGAACACTAATTTAGTTTGTGAAAAAAGG gtGAAATGCGCGACAGAAGATGACGAAATAAATTTAAGTTCATTGATAAAATCTGCCAATAACTATAttgtaaaagtaaataaaactgAGTTTCATATAAACGTATGCAGGCCATTAATTCCTGTATCAGGTTTAACATGTCTACATGGCAGCGGGGTTTGCAAAGCTTCATTAAATTCACGTAATGAATATGTAGACGAAATC AGTTTAGGGTTTCCAGAAGAAAATCCTATATTGTATAAAAATCATGAAACTGTATTACGTTACGTGGATGGATCTCCTTGCCCTGAAAACCCAAAAAGattaatttcttcaaattttacATTTCCGTGTTATAATAATGGCAAG GGATTTCCGGAATTTAAAAGATATGAAGACTGCACTTATATTTTTGAGTGGAAAACAAGTATAACATGTGGAGCTGCAATGGGAAATTGGACTTCTCCTTGCATTATACACGATCAATTACTTTCTTCTGAGTGCAATCTGTCTCTGCTACATAAAAATGAGAAAGTATACTAT GTGGAGAACAAACAAGGCAAAAAATATAGCATAAGTATATGTGGTGGAGAAAAGAGCTGCAATGGTTCTGCTGTATGTGAAGGAAACAATGGATATGGAACACTAGCAAACGTAATTTTTGATTATGGTAGAGATGTTATAAAACTTCAATACTCTAATGGTAGTAAATGTGTAAATA gCTCCTACACATCCGAAGTACGATTTATATGTAACGAATCTATAGGAATTGGCACACCGAAGCTGTTATGG aattaa